GCATGAAGTAGGTGTAGATTCTTATCACTTTGACATGGTGCAAGATGCTATGGCAGAAGCTCTTTATGGAACAGCAACGCGGGCGATAATGAAAGACATTGAAATCGCCGGAAAAACAGGTACTGCTCAAAACCCACATGGAGAAGATCATTCTGTTTTCATCGCATTTGCTCCAAAAGACAATCCAAAAATCGCAATCGCAGTGTATGTGGAGAATGCTGGCTGGGGTGGTAGAGCAGCTGCAAGTACCGCATCTTTGATGATAGAGAAATACCTTAAAGACAGTATTTCAAGACCTGAGCTAGAGGAATATGTATTAGCCGGAAATTTCATTTACTAATGAGAGAGTCGGATATTAACATCAATCGGGTAGACTGGGTTACCGTCATGATATATTTTGCTCTGGTCATCATCGGCTGGTTCAATATTTATGCGGCGGTATATGATGGGCAAGTTGATAAAAGTATTTTTGATTTTTCAATCAATTCCGGAAAGCAATTAGTTTGGATTGGAACCGCCATAGGGTTGATAATTGTGATCATGGCGGCGGATTATCGCCTTTTTGAGAATTTAGCCATCCCTCTTTATATTTTCCTTCTGGTACTGCTGGTCATCACCCCTTTTGTAGGAAAAGAGGTCAATGGACAGGTATTAACCATCGGTTTCGGATCTTTCAGAATTCAACCTGGTGAGTTTGCCAAATTCGCTACCGCTTTGGCTTTGGCGAAGTTTATGGAGCGCCCCACCTTTGACCTGTCTAAACCCAATTTTCAACTTCGGGCATTTGCAGTCCTTTTCCTTCCAATAATATTGATAATCCTTCAGCCAGATACTGGGACAGCCATGGTCTACTTTTCTATGCTGATCATGTTTTACAGAGAGGGTTTTCCTCAGAAGTATTACATCCTGGGAATAGGGATGATCGCGGTAGTTTTATTGGCATTAGGGATAGAAAACAACCTATACTTAGTAGGTGCGATAGTAGTAATTGTAGGGATATTAATTGCCATTGGCAAAAAGACACCCCAAAGAATCATTGCCTTTAGTGTTATAGGAATTGGTTTGATTGCATTTATCTACAGTTTAGACTTTGTAGTTTCTAAGCTACCAGAACATCAGCAAAACAGGATAATGGTCTTGTTTAATCCTGATTTGGATCCACTGGGAGTAGGTTGGAACGTAACCCAGTCTAAGATTGCTATTGGCTCAGGTGGGCTAGCCGGCAAAGGATATCTGCAAGGCACCCAGACGAAGTTTGACTTTGTGCCTGAGCAGCATACTGACTTTATCTTCTG
Above is a window of Algoriphagus machipongonensis DNA encoding:
- the rodA gene encoding rod shape-determining protein RodA is translated as MRESDININRVDWVTVMIYFALVIIGWFNIYAAVYDGQVDKSIFDFSINSGKQLVWIGTAIGLIIVIMAADYRLFENLAIPLYIFLLVLLVITPFVGKEVNGQVLTIGFGSFRIQPGEFAKFATALALAKFMERPTFDLSKPNFQLRAFAVLFLPIILIILQPDTGTAMVYFSMLIMFYREGFPQKYYILGIGMIAVVLLALGIENNLYLVGAIVVIVGILIAIGKKTPQRIIAFSVIGIGLIAFIYSLDFVVSKLPEHQQNRIMVLFNPDLDPLGVGWNVTQSKIAIGSGGLAGKGYLQGTQTKFDFVPEQHTDFIFCTLGEEFGWLGSLVVIALFVTLLTRLVIMAERQKNRFSRIYGYCVISILMFHFMINIAMTIGLFPVVGIPLPFFSYGGSSLWSFTILLFIFIKMDSSRAMQLGRLG